The DNA region AAATGTCGTGCAGCCGTACTTCGATACAAAGATGTATGGGATGACTTGACCACAAAAATGGGATATTGGGTAAATTTGGATGATCCTTATATCACCTTCAAAAATGAATATATTGAAACGCTTTGGTGGTTATTAAGCAAATTGTACAACAAAGGCTTATTGTACCAAAGTGTCAGCATACAACCATATTCTGCAGCGGCAGGTACTGGTTTGAGTTCACATGAGGTAAATCAACCAGGTACGTATTGGGATGAGAAGGATACGACCGTTGTAGCAATGTTTAAATTACTACCTGTTGTTGTTGATAAGACATGGAGAAATACTTTTAGTAATGTTTTAATTGATACTGCAAAAGAATCATGGGATGGCTCTACAGTAAACTCTAGTGAAGTATTTTTGATGGCCTGGACAACGACACCTTGGACTTTGCCATCCAATGTGGCCTTGACAGTAGGACCTAAAATTGAATATTCATTAGTTAAAACTTTTAATCCATATACGCATTTACCTGTAAATGTAGTTGTAGCAACTCCATTGCTTGGCAAACATTTCAAGGCGGAAGGGGAAAATGGAGATTTTGATGCCTATAAACCTGAAGATAAAGTAATTCCATGGAAAGTTCTTCATTCCTTTAAAGGCTCAGATTTAGAAGGTCTACGCTATGAGCAATTGATGCCTTATGAAGCGAATACAGTTGAAAAATCTGGGGGAGATCCTTTCAAAGTCATTTTAGGTGATTTTGTAACTACGGAAGATGGTACGGGTATCGTACACACCGCTACCGCATTTGGTGCCGATGACTATAAAGTCGGTATGAAAAACAATGTCGGTATTTTGGTTTTAGTAGATAAAAAAGGAAAATTTATCGATGGTGTAGGTGAATTCAGTGGTCGATATGTAAAAGATTTCTTCAATCAAGAAGGTTATGTTGATGTCAATGTGGATATCAGCGTCAAATTGAAACAAGAAAATCGTGCTTTCAAAGTAGAGAAATATGTCCATAGTTATCCTCACTGCTGGCGTACAGACAAGCCAATTCTATATTATCCATTAGAATCTTGGTTTATCAAAACGACTGAGTTGAGAGAGCGAATGGTCAATCTAAATAAAACCATCAATTGGAAACCAAAAGCAACCGGCGAAGGTCGTTTCGGTAATTGGTTGGAAAATATGGTGGATTGGAATTTGAGTCGTAGCCGTTTTTGGGGTACGCCTTTGCCAATTTGGAGAACAGAAGATGGCTCGGAAGAAATATGCATAGGTAGTTTGGAACAATTGAACAATGAATTGGAATTTGCGGGTGATTTAAACACTGCAGAAGCAAGAGCGAATGTTCAAAAAGATTTACACAAACCTTATGTAGATAATATCGTTCTAAAATCGCCTTCTGGTCAACCGATGACGCGTGTTCCAGATTTGATAGATGTTTGGTTTGATAGTGGTGCGATGCCTTTCGCACAGTGGCATTTTCCTTTTGAAAATAAAGAAATATTTGCCAAAAACTATCCAGCGGACTTTATTAGTGAAGGTGTCGATCAGACGAGAGGTTGGTTCTATACTTTACATGCGATCAGTGCTTTGGTTAAAGAAGAAGTGCACGAAGAGTTGAAAAAAGACGGTTTTGAAGTAAGTGACGAGAAATATCCAGGTTTAGCATACAAAACAGTTGTTTCCAATGGTTTGGTTTTGGATAAAAATGGTAACAAGATGAGTAAACGTCTTGGTAATGCCGTAGATCCATTTACCACATTGGCCGATTATGGTGCGGATGCGACGCGCTGGTACATGATGACCAATGCGTCACCTTGGGATAATTTGAAATTTGATTTGGACGGATTGAAAGAAGTGACGCGTAAGTTCTTCGGTACTTTGTACAATACGTATCAATTCTTCATTTTATATGCCAATGTGGACGGGTTTTCTTTCAAAGAAAATTATATTGATGTAGACAAAAGACCAGAAATCGATCGTTGGATATTGTCTAGTTTGAATACCGTTATCAAAAAAGCAAATGCGGCTTTGGATGATTACGAACCAACAATTGCGGGTCGTGCCATCGAAGAATTTTTGGATGAGCATTTAAGTAATTGGTATGTACGCCTTTGTCGTCGTCGTTTTTGGAAAGGTGAGTATGAATTGGATAAAATCTCTGCCTATCAAACCTTGTTTGAATGTTTGGAAACGATTGTGCGTTTAATCGCACCCATTTCTCCATTCTTCAGTGATGCTATTTTCAGAAGATTAAATGAGGTTAGCCACAGATTTGATGTAGAATCGGTACATCATGCCAAATATCCTGAGGCAAATGAATCCGTTATTGATACAGATTTGGAAGAAAGAATGCAATTGGCGCAAGATGCGTCTTCTCTAATTCTATCTATCAGAAAAAAAGTAAATATCAAAGTACGCCAACCATTGCAAAAAGTAATGATTCCAGTTTTGGATGAAAAAATGAAATTGCAATTGGAAAAAGTGGAAGATTTGATCAAATCTGAAGTGAATGTCAAAGAAATTGAATATTTGACCGAAACCAATGGCGTCATCAGCAAAAAGGTAAAACCTAATTTCAAAACTTTGGGTACGCGTATGGGTAAATTAATGAAAGCGGTAGGTGCTGCAATCAACCAATTTACACAACAAGATATTGCAAAGATTGAATCAGAAGGAGTTTTCCCATTAAAAGTAGAAGGTCAACATGTCGAATTGTTGTTGGAAGATGTTATTATCTCTGCGGAAGATGTTCCAGGCTGGAGTGTTGCATCCAAAGACAAATTGACAGTCGCATTGGATATTCAAATTTCAGAAGAGCTAGCGCAAGAAGGTGAAGCTAGAGAGATTATTAATAGAATTCAAAATATACGTAAGGAAAGCAAGTTTGATTTGACGGATAAAATCTTAGTCACAATTGTGCATAACTCTGCGCTAGAGCCTGCTATCAATAAGTTTAAAAGTTATATTTGCGCTGAAATTTTAGCGGATTCTATTGATTTTGTTTCTCAAATAGACAATGGATCAGAGATTGATATCAATGGGACGAAATTAATAATTAGTGTAAAGCAAAAAGGTTAACGTATGGCTCAACAAAAAAATGCAGAAAAAGATACCTCCAAAAAGGCGACTGTCAGTGAAGAAAAGCCAGTGACACACGCTGAGGAAACAGTAGGCTCTAAGTCCAAAAGTTCCAAATCTAAAGAAGATAAAATGGCCAAGGAAGTAAAAGTTAAAGTACCTAAAACAACGGTAAAAACGAGTGTTCCTTATCAACCTGATTACCAACCTTTAGAAGAAAGAATAGAAGAAGTAATTGTATCTGATGGCCCTCTTGTAAGATATAGTGATACGGAGTTAAATGAATTTAAGGAATTAATCAAAAAGAAATTAAACAACGCAAAAAGTGAATTAACTTATTTGCAAGGATTAATTACTCGTAAAGACCATTTGGGTGGTGAAGCAGAAAGCCGATATATGACCATGGAAGATGGTACTGTGAGTATGGAAAGAGAGCAATTGGGACAAATGGCTGGTCGTCAGATCACTTATATTGACCATTTGGAAAAAGCGCTTATACGTATCGAAAACAAAACATATGGTATCTGTAGAGTTACTGGTAAATTGATCGAAAAAGCAAGATTAATGGCAGTGCCTCATGCAACTTTAAGCTTGGAAGCGAAAATGAGTATGAAAAAGTAAGACTGGGAGACTGCCCTATTTTAAAATCAATAATTTAGATTTTATGCAAGAATTAGTAGACAAATTGATAAACGAAGCAGGCCTTACGGAAGAGCAAGCTAAGAATGCGATAACTTCTGTTATCGGTTATGTCAAAGAAAAATTTCCAATGTTGGAAGGAGCTGTAGATCAGATCTTCGGAAAACAAAATTAGTATACATGTAAGTATTGATCCTAACAAGAAAAGCCGGCATTGCTGGCTTTTCTTGTTAGGATCAAATATCATGAAGTATTTTGAAATAATTAATGAGGGATGAAAATTAACTGCAGTATATTTATATTATCCAATTTGAGGTTGTTTTTTGATTTTTTTTCGCCACAATAAGATTAAGTTTAAAATCGATACTATGACAATTATGTTTCAATCCTCTACTTTTATCAAAAGGCGCCGATTTTTAAAGTCAATCGGGATGGCGAGTTCGGCTTTATTTTTAAATCCATTATTAGGTTGGACGACAGAAACACAAGAGGATAAAGTCAAACGAATCGTAGCAAAAACAATTGGTATCGATACGCATAATCATATGGATCTGCCATTTGACATGAACGAATTTAAAAATAAAAATTATGAGTTGGCGGCAGAATTGCAAGATTCTGGCTTGACGGCAATTGGTATGACTTTTTGTGTTGATCGACCACAATTAACAAAGGAGGGAGAAGCGTTTGATCGTTTTATCTTGGAATTAGATGAAATGGATGATTTGCTTCATGCCAATAATATATCAAGAGCATTGAGCTATGGAGATATTAAAAAAGCACGAAAAGAAAATAAGCAAGTTGTTATCCAAAGTGTAGAGGGTGCACATTTTACCGAAGGTAAAATTGAACGTATAAAAATAGCTTACGATTTGGGATTAAGGCAATTAGGATTAATGCACGATGGTCAGTCTACTCCGCCGATTGGAGATATTTATACTGATAAACCACAATACGGAGGATTAACACAATTGGGCATTGATATCATTAAAGAATGTAATCGCATCGGTATATTGTTAGATCTGGCACATTGTAATAATGATGCGATTAATAAAGCAATTGAAGTATCGAGTAAACCGATGGTTATCTCTCACACAGGTTTGAATACTCGATTAGGGAAAAATGAACGTTTGGCAAAAATGATGTTCCCGCGTTTAATCAGTCCAGAACAGGCTAGGCTATTTGCGAAAGCAGGTGGTGTTATTGGTGTTTGGACTCATTTAGCAGATACGCCTCTAGAATTTGCTGAGAATGTTAAAGCCATGGTGGGGACGATTGGGGTAGATCATGTATGTATAGGAACAGATACGACAATGGCTCCAAGTGCTGATAATAATAATCGGTTTCAGAATAAAACTAATCAGAGTTGGAAAGGGGAGAAAATAGGTTTTTATTATACGGTAGTGGATGCATTACTACAATCCGGTTTTTCGGAGTCTGATATTAACAAAATTGGTGGTGGCAATTTTTTTCGAGTTTTCGAAAATGCAACGAATGTGTAGTTGTTAATATGTCAATTCTTTTCTACTTAGGTAAAATCATAGTACGATAAGACAATATTTTGCTTACGCTCGCCGTATCGGAAATTTCTACTTTATTTAAATTATTCCCTTTATACAAACTATAAACTGGATTGGAATTCGAAGCAATAGTTACAATTTCTACGGATTGTACTTCGCCTGGAATTTTGGCACCAAACCAATTGGGATCTTCTACAGATTCCCAAGTTGCTAAAGCTAGTTTTGTACCATTTGGATAATTTCCCTCATTATTTTTATACGCATAATTGCTTGCAATTTCATTTCCATATAATATGGAGATGGTTTTGTTTTTTCTATTGGTAAATGTGGTAATTACCTTCCATTCTTGTGGATTAATTAAGGTATCCATAGAATGTATAGTTGCATTTTCATTGAATTTACTAACCTGATTAGAATGGCAACTAGTTATAATGAAACTTATGGTAACTATTAAAAAAGCTATATTTCTCA from Rhizosphaericola mali includes:
- the ileS gene encoding isoleucine--tRNA ligase; protein product: MSTTYKEFSNLNLPQTEKEVLEQWQKENAFEKSVELREGAPSFVFYEGPPSANGMPGIHHVMARTIKDLFCRYKTMQGFQVKRKAGWDTHGLPVELGVEKELGITKDDIGKKITVEEYNEKCRAAVLRYKDVWDDLTTKMGYWVNLDDPYITFKNEYIETLWWLLSKLYNKGLLYQSVSIQPYSAAAGTGLSSHEVNQPGTYWDEKDTTVVAMFKLLPVVVDKTWRNTFSNVLIDTAKESWDGSTVNSSEVFLMAWTTTPWTLPSNVALTVGPKIEYSLVKTFNPYTHLPVNVVVATPLLGKHFKAEGENGDFDAYKPEDKVIPWKVLHSFKGSDLEGLRYEQLMPYEANTVEKSGGDPFKVILGDFVTTEDGTGIVHTATAFGADDYKVGMKNNVGILVLVDKKGKFIDGVGEFSGRYVKDFFNQEGYVDVNVDISVKLKQENRAFKVEKYVHSYPHCWRTDKPILYYPLESWFIKTTELRERMVNLNKTINWKPKATGEGRFGNWLENMVDWNLSRSRFWGTPLPIWRTEDGSEEICIGSLEQLNNELEFAGDLNTAEARANVQKDLHKPYVDNIVLKSPSGQPMTRVPDLIDVWFDSGAMPFAQWHFPFENKEIFAKNYPADFISEGVDQTRGWFYTLHAISALVKEEVHEELKKDGFEVSDEKYPGLAYKTVVSNGLVLDKNGNKMSKRLGNAVDPFTTLADYGADATRWYMMTNASPWDNLKFDLDGLKEVTRKFFGTLYNTYQFFILYANVDGFSFKENYIDVDKRPEIDRWILSSLNTVIKKANAALDDYEPTIAGRAIEEFLDEHLSNWYVRLCRRRFWKGEYELDKISAYQTLFECLETIVRLIAPISPFFSDAIFRRLNEVSHRFDVESVHHAKYPEANESVIDTDLEERMQLAQDASSLILSIRKKVNIKVRQPLQKVMIPVLDEKMKLQLEKVEDLIKSEVNVKEIEYLTETNGVISKKVKPNFKTLGTRMGKLMKAVGAAINQFTQQDIAKIESEGVFPLKVEGQHVELLLEDVIISAEDVPGWSVASKDKLTVALDIQISEELAQEGEAREIINRIQNIRKESKFDLTDKILVTIVHNSALEPAINKFKSYICAEILADSIDFVSQIDNGSEIDINGTKLIISVKQKG
- a CDS encoding TraR/DksA family transcriptional regulator, translated to MAQQKNAEKDTSKKATVSEEKPVTHAEETVGSKSKSSKSKEDKMAKEVKVKVPKTTVKTSVPYQPDYQPLEERIEEVIVSDGPLVRYSDTELNEFKELIKKKLNNAKSELTYLQGLITRKDHLGGEAESRYMTMEDGTVSMEREQLGQMAGRQITYIDHLEKALIRIENKTYGICRVTGKLIEKARLMAVPHATLSLEAKMSMKK
- a CDS encoding dipeptidase, which translates into the protein MTIMFQSSTFIKRRRFLKSIGMASSALFLNPLLGWTTETQEDKVKRIVAKTIGIDTHNHMDLPFDMNEFKNKNYELAAELQDSGLTAIGMTFCVDRPQLTKEGEAFDRFILELDEMDDLLHANNISRALSYGDIKKARKENKQVVIQSVEGAHFTEGKIERIKIAYDLGLRQLGLMHDGQSTPPIGDIYTDKPQYGGLTQLGIDIIKECNRIGILLDLAHCNNDAINKAIEVSSKPMVISHTGLNTRLGKNERLAKMMFPRLISPEQARLFAKAGGVIGVWTHLADTPLEFAENVKAMVGTIGVDHVCIGTDTTMAPSADNNNRFQNKTNQSWKGEKIGFYYTVVDALLQSGFSESDINKIGGGNFFRVFENATNV
- a CDS encoding cytochrome P460 family protein, with protein sequence MRNIAFLIVTISFIITSCHSNQVSKFNENATIHSMDTLINPQEWKVITTFTNRKNKTISILYGNEIASNYAYKNNEGNYPNGTKLALATWESVEDPNWFGAKIPGEVQSVEIVTIASNSNPVYSLYKGNNLNKVEISDTASVSKILSYRTMILPK